A section of the Alkalihalobacillus sp. LMS39 genome encodes:
- a CDS encoding DUF294 nucleotidyltransferase-like domain-containing protein has product MSRSENNQLEQIHKHPLFLGVPIREFEQLLEQCMLKEYGKSEKVLYSKTPREGLLLLLSGMAEVYIQNDDSFHDKEVLEVLEAGDIIGFSSLADFLGETKHSSPSYTVEVMAVSNCHCLQIPYSVIEERWHDESVRDFILRQLAVRLQDVYGSLAEQVKLASQWGESEPFVRRMADVMNEPVVSVYTTATVKEVVEKMAKNQTSSVVILNEQNKLVGIMTEKDVVTRIVGEGHPNTMVVENVMTENPYTISYDAYYYEAMSSFLMNGIKHLPVIENDHVVGMVTMADLLRKKNRGTMEILQTIEDASFDTLPEVKLAIYEVLGHLIQDRIPTTHSLEIITKLYDRLVSHCVELAVQSVYEKGGGMPPASFCFMQMGSGGRGEQFLLTDQDHFLVYGEGEGAEVYFENVSQEIVRHLEQAGYSQCLGKMMASEKAWRGTVTDWKEKIRRWGIRATNENILLAQNFLSFRFVHGDRHLYDEFEQIVNTELSHSRIFFYRMAKQEREHPVPTLDHPIRALFRVKRTTLDVKKEALFPFHHSLQMLAAQHHIVGGFPEQKIDALQQRGVFTPSFVEELLYAYETILKIRVDQGWTKQKRNETQTSDIHFTHLRSRDKEQLMAALKTIRSLQQQALREFGMT; this is encoded by the coding sequence ATGAGTCGGTCGGAAAATAACCAACTCGAACAAATTCATAAGCACCCCCTCTTTTTGGGGGTGCCCATTCGTGAGTTTGAGCAACTGCTTGAACAATGTATGTTAAAGGAATATGGAAAATCAGAAAAAGTCCTTTATTCGAAAACACCACGCGAAGGGCTTTTACTGCTGTTATCTGGAATGGCTGAAGTTTATATTCAAAATGACGATAGCTTTCATGATAAAGAAGTGCTTGAAGTGCTTGAAGCGGGGGACATAATTGGATTTTCCAGTTTAGCTGATTTTTTAGGAGAAACAAAACATAGCTCTCCTTCTTATACCGTTGAAGTAATGGCAGTGTCGAACTGTCATTGCTTGCAAATTCCGTATTCTGTCATCGAAGAACGTTGGCACGATGAATCAGTACGAGACTTTATTCTCCGGCAGCTAGCTGTTCGCTTGCAGGATGTTTATGGTTCGTTAGCAGAACAAGTGAAGCTTGCAAGTCAGTGGGGCGAAAGTGAACCGTTTGTCAGACGAATGGCAGATGTGATGAATGAACCTGTTGTATCTGTGTATACGACAGCAACCGTTAAAGAAGTCGTAGAAAAAATGGCAAAAAACCAAACAAGTTCAGTCGTTATATTAAACGAACAAAACAAACTTGTTGGCATTATGACGGAAAAAGATGTTGTGACTCGTATTGTTGGTGAAGGTCATCCAAACACAATGGTTGTTGAAAACGTGATGACGGAAAACCCGTATACGATTTCTTATGATGCGTATTATTACGAGGCGATGTCGAGTTTTTTAATGAATGGAATTAAACATTTGCCGGTCATAGAAAATGATCATGTCGTCGGTATGGTGACGATGGCCGATTTATTACGGAAAAAGAATCGTGGTACGATGGAAATTTTACAAACGATCGAAGACGCATCGTTTGATACATTACCAGAAGTCAAGCTCGCGATTTATGAAGTGCTCGGGCATTTAATTCAAGACCGAATCCCGACAACGCACTCATTAGAAATCATTACAAAATTATATGATCGCCTTGTTTCCCATTGTGTGGAACTCGCCGTCCAGTCTGTATATGAAAAAGGAGGTGGCATGCCGCCTGCCTCGTTTTGCTTTATGCAAATGGGGAGCGGGGGAAGAGGAGAACAATTTTTGCTGACAGACCAAGACCATTTTCTTGTCTATGGGGAAGGCGAAGGAGCCGAAGTGTATTTTGAAAACGTAAGTCAGGAAATCGTCCGTCACCTCGAACAAGCAGGATATTCTCAATGTCTAGGAAAAATGATGGCAAGTGAAAAAGCGTGGCGAGGAACTGTAACAGATTGGAAAGAAAAAATTAGAAGGTGGGGCATTCGAGCAACAAATGAAAATATCCTCCTTGCGCAAAACTTTTTATCCTTCCGTTTTGTTCATGGTGACCGTCATCTTTATGATGAGTTTGAACAAATCGTAAATACCGAACTAAGTCATTCCCGCATCTTTTTTTACCGAATGGCCAAACAAGAACGAGAACATCCCGTTCCAACACTCGATCATCCGATTCGAGCGTTATTTCGGGTGAAACGAACGACGTTAGATGTAAAAAAAGAAGCTCTATTTCCATTTCATCATTCTTTGCAAATGCTTGCTGCTCAGCATCATATTGTTGGTGGCTTTCCAGAGCAAAAAATCGACGCATTGCAACAAAGAGGTGTCTTTACTCCCTCTTTTGTTGAAGAGCTTTTATACGCGTATGAAACGATCCTAAAAATCCGTGTCGATCAAGGATGGACAAAACAAAAACGAAATGAAACACAAACAAGTGATATTCATTTTACCCATCTGCGCTCACGTGACAAAGAGCAACTGATGGCAGCATTAAAAACGATTCGGTCTCTTCAACAGCAAGCGTTACGAGAATTTGGAATGACATAA
- a CDS encoding sodium:solute symporter family protein, with product MDSQSIVSVLMIMATFGLYIGISVYNRAKATSDFYVASRGVPPVWNGMAIGGDWMSAASFIGMAGTVMILGYDGLAYIMGWTGGYLFLTFLLAPQLRKYGRYTVPEFIGDRFDSNPARLIAAIATIIISFVYIIGQLSGSGVVIGRILNIDAMYGTMIGVVVIAIYATLGGMKGITWTQVAQYIILIIAYIIPIVFMSLQITNNPLPWLTYGNIVSQLGDLDRELGLSEYFAPFANSEKSQFIALLFTLMVGTAALPHVIVRFYTVATMKAARWSGAWALLFIALLYLSAPAYAAFSRFILMTQVAGQPIDSLPAWTQSWVDTGRLQIADTNGDGILEWSEIMISNDIVVMATPEIANLGMFVIGLVAAGAMAAALSTAGGLLITISSSFAHDIYYRLMNPKATDKRRLAAGRIAIVLATVVAGIVALDPPGVITQIVAWAFALAGGTFFPVLLLGVWWKRCNAPGAIAGMLSGLTVTLTYIFLAQSGTFMIAGIQDTGAGLIGVPVNLLVTYVVSKMTAAPSQKIQDEVTDLRYPEQMTYRDGEVWMDESVGK from the coding sequence TTGGATTCACAATCAATTGTATCAGTATTAATGATCATGGCGACATTTGGATTGTACATTGGAATTTCCGTTTATAATCGTGCAAAAGCAACATCTGACTTTTATGTAGCAAGCCGGGGCGTACCTCCAGTATGGAATGGGATGGCCATCGGTGGTGACTGGATGAGTGCTGCATCCTTTATCGGGATGGCAGGAACAGTCATGATTTTAGGATATGACGGTTTAGCTTATATAATGGGTTGGACTGGTGGGTACTTATTCTTAACTTTCTTATTGGCACCACAATTAAGAAAATATGGTCGGTATACGGTACCCGAATTTATAGGAGACCGATTTGATTCCAATCCGGCCAGGCTGATTGCGGCGATTGCGACCATAATTATTAGTTTTGTTTATATCATCGGCCAGCTTTCTGGTTCTGGTGTTGTTATCGGACGTATCTTAAACATCGATGCCATGTATGGAACGATGATTGGAGTCGTCGTTATTGCAATATATGCGACCCTTGGGGGAATGAAAGGGATTACGTGGACACAAGTCGCACAATATATCATTTTAATTATTGCTTATATTATTCCGATTGTGTTTATGTCGCTACAAATTACGAATAACCCATTACCGTGGTTAACATATGGAAATATTGTTAGTCAATTAGGCGATCTTGACCGTGAACTTGGGTTAAGTGAGTATTTCGCCCCGTTTGCGAATAGTGAAAAATCACAATTTATTGCGCTCCTATTTACCCTCATGGTAGGGACAGCTGCACTTCCACACGTCATTGTTCGCTTTTATACGGTAGCAACGATGAAGGCGGCACGTTGGAGTGGAGCATGGGCACTTCTTTTTATCGCGTTATTATACTTATCGGCTCCTGCGTATGCGGCGTTTTCTCGCTTTATTTTAATGACACAAGTCGCAGGGCAACCAATCGATTCACTACCAGCTTGGACACAAAGCTGGGTCGATACAGGCCGACTGCAAATTGCAGATACAAATGGAGACGGGATATTAGAATGGTCTGAAATTATGATTAGTAATGATATCGTCGTGATGGCAACACCGGAAATTGCAAACTTAGGAATGTTTGTTATTGGGTTAGTGGCAGCAGGTGCGATGGCGGCAGCCTTATCAACAGCCGGAGGACTTTTAATTACGATATCCTCGTCGTTTGCCCATGATATTTATTATCGGTTAATGAATCCGAAAGCGACAGACAAACGTCGTCTAGCAGCAGGACGAATTGCAATCGTCTTAGCAACAGTTGTCGCCGGTATTGTTGCACTTGATCCACCAGGTGTAATTACACAAATTGTCGCTTGGGCCTTTGCTCTTGCAGGTGGAACTTTCTTCCCTGTTTTATTGCTAGGGGTTTGGTGGAAACGATGTAATGCACCAGGTGCCATTGCCGGAATGTTATCCGGTTTAACTGTGACGCTAACGTATATTTTCCTTGCTCAAAGCGGAACATTTATGATTGCTGGCATTCAAGATACAGGAGCGGGGTTAATTGGGGTTCCCGTAAACTTACTTGTCACATATGTTGTTTCGAAAATGACAGCAGCTCCATCACAAAAAATTCAAGATGAAGTCACAGACCTTCGCTACCCAGAACAAATGACATATCGCGATGGTGAGGTATGGATGGATGAGTCGGTCGGAAAATAA
- a CDS encoding DUF4212 domain-containing protein, translating to MKKIDKSVADAYFKARNTIIVICLLIGGLASFGVVFFAESLQNIQFMGMPFHYYMAAQGAVVTFVVMLFVNAIVSDRIDRKFGINEEENVRLSAGKTVDH from the coding sequence ATGAAAAAAATTGATAAATCAGTAGCAGATGCTTATTTTAAAGCGAGAAATACAATTATTGTTATTTGCTTACTTATTGGCGGATTAGCATCATTTGGTGTTGTCTTTTTTGCAGAATCATTGCAAAACATTCAATTTATGGGGATGCCATTCCACTACTATATGGCGGCCCAAGGCGCAGTTGTTACCTTTGTCGTTATGTTGTTTGTCAATGCCATTGTTAGCGACAGAATAGACAGAAAATTCGGTATAAACGAAGAAGAAAATGTCCGCTTAAGCGCTGGAAAAACAGTAGACCATTAA
- a CDS encoding ABC transporter permease — protein MKSILWLSFIKLKRNSAPYLLMIGLTLMFSFVIGLQTQSSTREVAVVGEEHKVQRLIEQLRDQSSFTFYIEKEDEAQAALKKGRIGEYIVVSDDVTIITLSEEAELQALIPVVTNAAYQLKVEQQFNELANDIIGKPLSELEFDQIQLTTTPHNIESNIDFRYQALFGSCLFFIMYTLGYTVKEFLRMKRERIWDRYVFSPLSKSKIYGGFLTFSVIIGLIHIAIVLVVAQTIFGLDFSKTWLAIGITMMLYIIVSVGWLLLLVAFVQTDTQFDLFVSLLSVSMAMLGGAYWPLEIVTSDLLLTISNAVPLTHALESIKAVTMYEQSLEDIVPSLALLTFIGAVIITFGIQFVDKRMK, from the coding sequence TTGAAATCGATACTATGGTTATCCTTTATTAAACTCAAACGAAATAGTGCCCCATATTTATTAATGATTGGCTTAACCCTTATGTTTTCGTTTGTTATCGGGCTACAAACCCAATCATCAACAAGAGAAGTAGCGGTAGTAGGAGAGGAACATAAAGTCCAACGTCTAATCGAGCAATTACGTGACCAATCCTCTTTCACCTTTTATATTGAGAAAGAGGATGAGGCACAAGCGGCATTAAAAAAAGGCAGAATCGGAGAATACATTGTTGTGTCAGATGACGTTACGATAATTACATTGTCAGAAGAAGCGGAACTTCAAGCACTCATTCCGGTTGTGACGAATGCCGCATACCAGCTTAAAGTAGAACAGCAATTTAATGAGTTAGCGAACGATATTATTGGAAAGCCACTAAGCGAGTTGGAATTTGACCAAATTCAATTAACGACAACTCCACATAATATAGAGTCTAATATTGACTTTCGTTATCAGGCGTTATTTGGCTCTTGCTTGTTTTTTATCATGTATACGTTAGGATATACGGTAAAAGAGTTTTTACGGATGAAGCGGGAACGAATTTGGGACCGATATGTTTTTTCACCATTATCCAAATCGAAAATCTACGGAGGCTTTTTAACATTCTCAGTAATCATTGGCCTTATCCACATAGCGATCGTGTTAGTCGTTGCTCAAACGATATTTGGACTTGACTTTTCTAAAACATGGTTGGCAATTGGGATAACGATGATGTTATATATCATCGTCAGTGTTGGCTGGCTGTTGTTATTGGTCGCCTTCGTACAAACAGATACACAGTTTGATTTATTCGTCTCATTGCTTTCTGTAAGTATGGCAATGTTAGGAGGAGCTTACTGGCCACTTGAAATTGTCACATCGGATTTATTATTAACAATATCAAATGCCGTACCGTTAACACATGCGCTAGAAAGCATAAAGGCGGTGACGATGTATGAACAGTCTCTTGAAGATATTGTTCCGTCACTGGCACTCTTAACGTTTATTGGTGCCGTCATTATTACATTTGGAATTCAATTTGTCGATAAACGGATGAAGTAG
- a CDS encoding ABC transporter permease, producing the protein MRTIFFMKVKGMLTDHRTLILSLAMPLVLITILGMSLQGAFSTDEKGFTTSLAIASDEEAIVTSILSVVEEEIDWLEIKLIEEATISNTLDNNGADAVLLIKNNEYELIYNPRASIAKTAIESVIHSFLQQFNYYQALYTNLPEYNQETIEKIETFAQQSENQVDVKVQSLEENYEPISSFKYYTIGMCVMFALFQAATIAFIAQEEVKQGVIKRILLSGITPTKILLANGFALAVYTAFQFAFLMVFAAFIFRVDWVAPLTTFAIFTALAFAVGGLGAFLYAITVKYETQGFATFFMSGGVTLLALIGGSFSPTSNFPEAMQIVGQYLLNGAAMHGLLLVEQGFSQADLIPTFATLLITAIIFTSAGIMILKQKEGLGR; encoded by the coding sequence ATGAGAACGATATTTTTCATGAAGGTAAAAGGAATGCTCACAGACCACCGGACATTAATATTGTCGTTAGCGATGCCACTCGTTTTAATTACAATTCTAGGAATGTCCCTTCAAGGCGCTTTTTCAACAGATGAAAAAGGGTTCACCACCTCTTTAGCGATTGCAAGTGATGAAGAGGCTATAGTCACTTCGATTCTTTCTGTCGTTGAAGAAGAAATTGATTGGTTAGAAATAAAACTCATAGAAGAAGCTACTATATCCAACACGCTAGATAATAACGGAGCCGATGCAGTTCTTTTGATAAAAAATAACGAGTACGAACTGATTTATAATCCAAGAGCATCCATTGCCAAAACCGCAATTGAAAGTGTCATCCATTCGTTTCTTCAACAGTTCAACTATTATCAAGCGTTATACACAAATCTACCAGAGTATAATCAAGAAACAATTGAAAAGATAGAAACGTTCGCACAACAAAGTGAAAACCAAGTCGATGTAAAGGTTCAATCATTAGAAGAAAACTATGAACCGATCTCTTCCTTTAAATATTATACGATTGGAATGTGTGTCATGTTTGCTTTGTTTCAAGCTGCGACAATTGCTTTTATTGCTCAAGAAGAAGTAAAACAAGGAGTCATTAAACGCATTCTTCTTTCAGGGATCACACCAACAAAAATCTTACTGGCTAACGGATTTGCACTCGCTGTGTATACAGCTTTCCAATTTGCATTTCTCATGGTGTTTGCTGCGTTTATCTTTCGAGTAGATTGGGTCGCACCTTTGACCACATTTGCCATTTTTACTGCTCTTGCTTTTGCAGTTGGAGGACTAGGTGCATTCCTATATGCGATCACTGTAAAATATGAAACACAAGGATTTGCTACCTTTTTTATGAGTGGTGGGGTGACATTGTTAGCCTTAATCGGAGGAAGTTTTTCGCCAACATCGAATTTTCCAGAGGCAATGCAAATCGTTGGACAATATTTATTAAATGGGGCGGCGATGCATGGTTTACTTTTAGTAGAACAAGGGTTTTCACAAGCTGATCTTATTCCAACATTCGCCACACTACTTATTACAGCAATTATCTTTACTAGTGCCGGTATCATGATCCTCAAGCAAAAGGAGGGACTTGGTCGTTGA
- a CDS encoding ABC transporter ATP-binding protein, producing MIEAVTLTKQFKGKTVVDSIQLSIEKGEVVGLLGPNGAGKSTTISMLSTLLTPTRGQVLLDGKDVQEDLFTFRKTLGVVPQELALYEEISGLENLLFFAKLHNLPANQRKEKVKEVLKAIGLDGRENDLVRHYSGGMKRRLNIGIALLHDPNYLYMDEPTVGIDPQSRKYILDFIKSYCQTNEVGLLYTSHYMEEVEYLCDRIYIMDHGKLIASGTKQELTAILASEETVEMTVEEVNPPFYEALQNDNRLSKVTQTGKTYVCLMEKDAISLSELFELASRFETKIRSVDVKKPTLEDVFLYLTGKTLRD from the coding sequence ATGATAGAAGCGGTGACACTGACAAAACAATTTAAAGGAAAAACAGTCGTGGACTCGATTCAGTTATCCATTGAGAAAGGGGAAGTCGTTGGTTTACTTGGACCAAACGGAGCAGGAAAATCAACAACGATTTCGATGTTATCGACGTTATTAACGCCGACTCGTGGTCAAGTATTACTAGACGGAAAAGATGTGCAAGAAGATTTGTTTACTTTTCGAAAAACACTCGGTGTTGTACCACAAGAACTAGCATTATATGAAGAAATAAGTGGCTTAGAAAACCTCCTTTTTTTTGCCAAACTCCATAACCTCCCAGCCAATCAACGTAAAGAAAAAGTAAAAGAGGTGTTAAAGGCAATTGGATTAGACGGAAGAGAAAACGATCTCGTTCGCCACTATTCAGGTGGAATGAAAAGAAGGCTGAATATCGGAATTGCTCTTTTACATGACCCCAATTATCTATACATGGATGAACCAACAGTAGGGATTGACCCGCAATCTAGAAAATATATTCTTGATTTTATTAAATCGTATTGCCAAACAAACGAAGTAGGCTTGCTTTATACGAGTCACTACATGGAGGAAGTGGAATATTTATGTGACCGAATTTACATTATGGACCATGGAAAGCTCATTGCCTCAGGAACAAAACAAGAATTAACCGCGATCCTTGCATCCGAAGAAACAGTGGAAATGACTGTTGAAGAAGTTAATCCACCATTTTATGAAGCACTGCAAAACGACAACCGATTATCAAAAGTGACACAAACGGGGAAAACCTATGTGTGTTTAATGGAAAAAGACGCCATATCACTAAGTGAATTGTTTGAACTCGCTTCCCGTTTCGAAACAAAAATACGTAGCGTTGATGTGAAAAAGCCGACATTAGAAGATGTGTTTTTATATTTAACCGGAAAAACGTTACGAGATTAA
- a CDS encoding response regulator transcription factor → MTTILLVEDQLLVRQGLKMMLEHYGQMKVIGDVSNGQEAIAFLQKEPVDLVLMDIRMPVMNGLDAAKEMLTLWPTIKIVMLTTFDDDDYIIDALQLGVKGYLLKDTEPEQMIQSIRTCLNGGVLLGEGIANRILPKLQKKQTVPPVIASLTDRELAIVQLVAEGKNNEEISKILHLSIGTVKNHMSHILQKLDLRDRTQLAVFAIKHDLV, encoded by the coding sequence ATGACAACAATTTTGCTTGTGGAAGACCAGCTTCTCGTACGACAAGGGTTAAAAATGATGCTAGAACATTACGGACAAATGAAAGTCATCGGCGATGTGAGCAATGGACAAGAAGCAATTGCCTTCTTGCAAAAGGAGCCAGTCGACTTAGTGCTAATGGATATAAGAATGCCTGTGATGAATGGTCTTGACGCTGCAAAAGAAATGCTAACGCTATGGCCGACAATAAAAATCGTCATGCTCACAACGTTTGATGATGATGACTACATCATTGATGCGCTGCAGTTAGGGGTAAAAGGCTATCTATTAAAAGATACCGAGCCTGAGCAAATGATTCAATCGATTCGAACATGTTTAAATGGTGGAGTATTGCTTGGAGAAGGCATTGCGAATCGAATTTTACCAAAATTGCAAAAAAAGCAAACCGTCCCCCCTGTCATTGCTTCATTAACCGACCGGGAATTAGCCATTGTCCAACTCGTCGCCGAAGGAAAAAACAATGAAGAAATTTCTAAAATCCTACATTTATCAATAGGCACGGTGAAAAACCATATGAGTCATATTTTACAAAAGCTAGATTTACGAGACCGAACACAACTGGCTGTATTTGCGATAAAACATGATCTTGTCTAA
- a CDS encoding sensor histidine kinase — MNHRLWFHLVISFGIIIIAVSSWGEGNPLLLFACTGLFLCSVLLPLIKSERGKVSLELLHVSFLVYITWTISNILVVFIYITMKLFYLSYDSGHTRKTLFIPVIIQSIVIIATVAAVHTYIEASYIAILYLVFLLQWYLQQRWKQEAKEKEAMYRGVLREYKQQKYKVDGLTIQIKEEERQRIARNLHDSLGHSLAALVMQLEGALIQYDKPEGKTAVEQAKNLARETLSTTRQSVHKLYDEPVSGVPAVIQLLKRYELEQQFHIEMTVKPGVHKLQLNREQAVVFYRTVQEALTNVMKHAKEKKVSIYLTIEENNWLVVEIQNERVTTNTIHEGFGLTTMRQRVEQCGGYLALTTQGETFILQCKLPIQGGE; from the coding sequence GTGAATCATAGACTTTGGTTTCATCTCGTTATTAGTTTTGGCATTATCATTATAGCGGTTAGTAGTTGGGGAGAAGGAAATCCACTGCTTTTATTTGCCTGTACAGGCTTATTTTTATGTTCAGTGCTTCTCCCTCTTATTAAAAGTGAACGAGGGAAAGTCAGTTTGGAATTGCTCCATGTTAGTTTTCTTGTTTACATCACATGGACTATATCCAATATACTAGTGGTCTTTATTTATATCACAATGAAACTTTTTTATTTGTCCTATGACAGCGGGCATACTAGGAAAACGCTATTCATTCCCGTTATAATACAATCCATCGTCATAATTGCAACGGTAGCGGCCGTTCATACGTATATAGAAGCTAGTTATATCGCAATCTTATATCTTGTTTTTCTCCTTCAATGGTATTTGCAGCAAAGGTGGAAACAAGAAGCAAAAGAAAAAGAAGCGATGTACCGAGGTGTTTTGCGAGAATATAAACAACAGAAATATAAAGTCGACGGGCTTACGATTCAAATTAAAGAAGAGGAACGTCAACGGATAGCAAGAAATCTTCATGATTCTTTAGGGCACTCCTTAGCCGCATTAGTGATGCAGCTAGAAGGAGCGCTTATTCAATATGACAAACCAGAAGGGAAAACTGCAGTCGAACAGGCAAAAAATCTTGCCCGGGAAACATTATCGACAACAAGACAATCCGTTCACAAATTATACGATGAGCCTGTAAGTGGAGTACCAGCCGTCATTCAATTACTCAAACGTTATGAACTCGAGCAGCAGTTTCATATTGAAATGACAGTGAAACCAGGTGTCCATAAGCTTCAATTAAACCGAGAGCAAGCCGTCGTCTTTTATCGCACTGTCCAAGAAGCGTTAACAAATGTAATGAAACATGCGAAAGAGAAAAAGGTGTCAATTTATTTAACGATTGAAGAAAACAACTGGCTTGTCGTTGAAATACAGAATGAGCGGGTGACGACAAACACAATCCATGAAGGTTTTGGTTTAACGACAATGAGACAAAGAGTTGAACAATGTGGAGGCTATCTTGCCCTGACGACACAAGGAGAAACGTTCATTCTTCAATGTAAATTACCAATCCAAGGAGGGGAGTAA
- a CDS encoding M23 family metallopeptidase, whose amino-acid sequence MREEEKNQSSNQSRETQSFNVQRFLRKRWIVPAVYLGAAAVVLSVFFMLQGGNDTALPTDDFNEQGQPSPGMTDFEDAVPVVGTSETMIMPIAEEEEVEIIGNFFDYDASPEEQQAALVYYDNTYRPNTGIDLAKENGESFDVTAALSGTVVKAEKDELLGYVVEIQHEDGVATHYQSLDSIKVEEGQSISQGEILGQAGRSLYNSDAGIHVHFEVRHNGQAVNPVDYIDKTVDSIIGDMPEEDEPKEEEPKEEEPKEDKPKDDEKEEDSSEVEER is encoded by the coding sequence ATGAGAGAAGAAGAAAAAAATCAATCTTCTAATCAATCAAGAGAAACGCAGTCATTTAATGTACAACGTTTTTTACGTAAAAGATGGATTGTACCTGCAGTTTATTTAGGAGCCGCAGCGGTTGTTTTAAGCGTATTTTTCATGTTACAAGGTGGAAACGATACAGCACTGCCGACGGATGACTTTAATGAACAAGGTCAACCAAGTCCAGGAATGACTGACTTTGAAGATGCAGTACCAGTTGTAGGAACAAGTGAAACGATGATAATGCCAATTGCTGAAGAAGAAGAAGTTGAAATCATTGGAAACTTCTTTGACTATGATGCTAGTCCAGAAGAACAACAAGCCGCTCTCGTATATTACGATAATACTTACCGTCCAAACACAGGAATTGATTTAGCGAAAGAAAACGGTGAATCATTTGATGTTACTGCTGCTCTAAGCGGAACAGTTGTCAAAGCGGAAAAAGATGAGCTATTAGGCTATGTTGTTGAGATTCAACATGAAGATGGTGTAGCGACACACTATCAAAGCTTAGATTCAATTAAAGTAGAAGAAGGACAATCCATTAGCCAAGGGGAGATTCTTGGACAAGCGGGTCGCAGTTTATATAACAGTGATGCTGGGATTCATGTTCATTTTGAAGTCCGTCATAACGGGCAAGCTGTCAACCCAGTAGACTACATCGACAAAACGGTAGATTCTATTATTGGTGACATGCCTGAAGAAGACGAGCCAAAAGAAGAAGAGCCAAAAGAAGAAGAACCTAAAGAAGATAAGCCAAAAGACGATGAAAAAGAAGAAGACAGCAGCGAAGTTGAAGAAAGATAA
- the spoIID gene encoding stage II sporulation protein D, translated as MKRLLVIGVILATVILILPTMLVIFLTNNPETTQPTHQAVAEVSTESVPTNNISVAVFRSKQDTIEEIGLEEYVIGVVASEMGPNFEPEALKAQAIAARTYIVRHMLNPNGKDDRKLPDGATVNDTEMYQVYHSPEELKAKWSDYEANMNKIRQAVYATQGEVLTFEGEPIEALFFSTSNGYTENSEEYWTGEIPYLRSVESPWDKESPRYEGQTQITVQDMETKLGVTLPPGDEIGEIVSRTSGNRVAKVIINNKEISGRDVREALGLDSSDFQWHRNGNTITFVTRGWGHGVGMSQYGAEGMAKEGKTYKEIIDHYYNGVSLTTVEPFVGALMAHSGE; from the coding sequence ATGAAACGACTACTAGTGATTGGCGTAATACTAGCGACCGTAATTTTAATTCTACCTACAATGCTTGTCATCTTTTTAACAAACAACCCAGAAACAACCCAACCCACTCATCAAGCGGTGGCAGAGGTGTCCACCGAGTCTGTGCCAACAAATAATATTAGTGTAGCTGTGTTCCGAAGTAAACAAGACACCATTGAAGAAATTGGACTTGAGGAATATGTTATTGGGGTCGTAGCTTCTGAAATGGGTCCGAACTTTGAACCTGAAGCATTAAAGGCACAAGCGATTGCAGCAAGGACGTATATCGTACGACATATGTTAAATCCGAATGGTAAGGACGACCGTAAATTGCCAGACGGAGCGACTGTTAATGATACGGAAATGTACCAAGTGTATCATAGCCCAGAAGAGCTCAAAGCAAAATGGTCTGATTATGAAGCGAATATGAATAAAATACGCCAAGCGGTATATGCTACACAAGGAGAGGTCCTTACATTTGAAGGTGAGCCAATTGAAGCGTTGTTTTTTTCAACGAGTAATGGTTATACCGAGAATTCAGAAGAATATTGGACAGGAGAGATTCCTTATTTACGTAGTGTAGAAAGTCCATGGGATAAAGAATCTCCTCGATATGAAGGTCAAACGCAAATAACGGTTCAAGACATGGAAACAAAACTTGGTGTTACGCTTCCACCTGGTGATGAAATCGGTGAAATTGTTTCTCGTACATCCGGAAACCGTGTGGCCAAAGTAATCATTAATAATAAAGAAATTAGTGGTCGTGACGTTCGTGAGGCACTAGGGTTGGATTCAAGTGATTTTCAATGGCACCGAAACGGAAATACAATTACATTTGTAACAAGAGGTTGGGGCCATGGAGTGGGCATGAGTCAATATGGTGCGGAAGGCATGGCGAAAGAAGGAAAAACATATAAAGAAATCATCGACCATTATTACAATGGTGTCTCATTAACAACGGTTGAACCTTTTGTTGGGGCTTTAATGGCTCATAGTGGTGAATAA